A window from Salvia miltiorrhiza cultivar Shanhuang (shh) chromosome 2, IMPLAD_Smil_shh, whole genome shotgun sequence encodes these proteins:
- the LOC131008749 gene encoding universal stress protein A-like protein: MAAAEGAAPTRIMVAVNESTIKGYPHASISSTGAFHWTLNKIVRTNTSAFKLLFLHVQVPDEDGFDDMDSIFASPEDFRTMKRRDKIRGLHLLEYFVNHCHEIGVACEAWIKIGDAKEVICHEANRIQPDFLVLGSRGLGPFQRVFVGTVSEFCVKHADCPVIAIKRNASQTPQDPVDD, from the exons ATGGCAGCAGCGGAGGGCGCTGCGCCGACTCGGATAATGGTGGCGGTGAACGAATCAACTATCAAAGGTTATCCCCACGCTTCCATAAGCAGCACTGGAGCTTTCCACTGGACTCTCAACAAAATCGTTCGCACCAACACCTCTGCTTTCAAGCTTCTGTTTCTTCACGTTCAAGTCCCTGACGAAGACG GTTTTGATGATATGGATAGCATATTTGCCTCCCCTGAAGATTTCAGGACGATGAAGCGTAGAGACAAGATTAGAGGTCTTCATCTTTTGGAGTACTTTGTGAACCACTGTCATGAAATTGGG GTTGCTTGTGAAGCATGGATCAAGATAGGTGATGCCAAAGAAGTCATCTGCCATGAAGCGAATCGCATCCAGCCAGATTTTCTTGTTCTGGGAAGCAGGGGTCTTGGACCTTTCCAGAG GGTTTTCGTGGGAACTGTGAGTGAATTTTGTGTGAAGCATGCTGATTGCCCTGTGATTGCAATCAAGCGCAATGCGTCTCAGACTCCTCAGGATCCTGTTGATGACTGA